A single window of Oceanococcus atlanticus DNA harbors:
- the fcl gene encoding GDP-L-fucose synthase, which produces MQPDSRIFVAGHRGMVGSAIVRALRAAGYDNLLLLDRQALDLRERAAVEAMFEQHKPEYVFLAAAKVGGILANNEYPADFLRDNLLIQTNVIDAAWRHAARKLLFLGSSCIYPKLAPQPLKEEYLLSGALEPTNEWYAIAKIAGLKMCQAYRRQYGFDAISLMPTNLYGPGDNFDLHNSHVLPALIRKFHEACEHNKASVEVWGSGTPRREFLHVDDLAQACLFFMHEYADEMTVNIGWGEDISIADLADSVAQVVGYDGLLQFDASKPDGTPRKLLDTSRATALGWRPKITLGEGLAETYAWYKKNRAEARL; this is translated from the coding sequence ATGCAGCCCGACAGTCGCATTTTTGTCGCTGGTCATCGTGGCATGGTCGGTTCCGCCATCGTTCGCGCGCTGCGCGCCGCAGGCTATGACAACTTGTTGCTGCTCGATCGCCAAGCCCTGGATCTGCGTGAGCGTGCCGCGGTGGAAGCGATGTTCGAGCAGCACAAGCCCGAGTACGTCTTTTTGGCCGCGGCCAAGGTCGGTGGCATCCTCGCCAACAACGAGTATCCCGCTGATTTCCTGCGCGACAATCTGCTGATTCAGACCAATGTCATCGACGCCGCATGGCGACACGCGGCGCGCAAGCTGCTGTTTCTGGGGTCGTCATGCATCTATCCCAAACTGGCGCCACAGCCGCTCAAGGAGGAGTACCTGCTGAGTGGTGCGCTCGAGCCGACCAACGAGTGGTATGCGATTGCCAAGATCGCCGGGCTGAAGATGTGTCAGGCCTACCGGCGCCAATATGGTTTTGACGCCATTTCCCTGATGCCGACTAATTTGTATGGGCCGGGTGACAATTTCGACCTGCACAACTCGCATGTCTTGCCAGCCCTGATACGCAAGTTTCATGAAGCGTGTGAGCATAATAAGGCCAGCGTTGAGGTGTGGGGCAGCGGGACCCCGCGGCGCGAGTTCCTGCACGTGGACGACCTGGCGCAAGCGTGTCTGTTTTTCATGCACGAGTATGCTGATGAGATGACCGTGAACATCGGCTGGGGCGAGGATATTTCCATCGCCGATCTGGCTGATTCGGTTGCGCAGGTCGTGGGGTATGATGGCCTCTTGCAATTTGATGCCAGTAAACCCGATGGCACGCCGCGCAAGCTGCTGGATACTTCACGTGCGACGGCCCTGGGCTGGCGTCCCAAAATAACCCTGGGCGAGGGGCTGGCTGAGACCTACGCCTGGTATAAGAAAAATCGTGCCGAGGCTCGGCTATAG
- a CDS encoding TylF/MycF/NovP-related O-methyltransferase, with protein sequence MTSQERLLAVVDAVSYTIHSQIDGAFVECGVWKGGSVLAMILRLQQLGVSDRDIYLFDTFEGMTPPTAKDVSRYDGEAMDHWQESVGRGQRPWQGLFDAEFFNEDLVREALLATGYPPERLHFVKGRVEDTLPQAAPEHVAFLRLDTDWYESTRHELVHLWPRLRLHGVVIIDDYGHWDGCATAVDEYFSELGPAHAPLLSRIDYTGRLAVKRKP encoded by the coding sequence ATGACCAGCCAAGAGCGTCTTCTGGCTGTGGTCGATGCCGTAAGCTACACCATTCACTCGCAGATCGACGGGGCATTCGTTGAATGTGGCGTTTGGAAAGGCGGGTCGGTGCTGGCCATGATTCTGCGTTTGCAGCAGTTGGGTGTCTCGGATCGCGATATCTACCTGTTCGATACCTTTGAAGGTATGACGCCACCGACGGCCAAGGATGTTTCGCGCTATGACGGCGAAGCCATGGATCATTGGCAAGAGAGTGTCGGGCGTGGGCAGCGCCCTTGGCAGGGGCTGTTCGATGCCGAATTCTTCAACGAAGATTTGGTCCGAGAGGCGTTGCTGGCGACCGGATATCCGCCTGAGCGGTTGCATTTCGTGAAAGGGCGCGTCGAAGACACTTTGCCGCAGGCGGCACCCGAGCATGTCGCGTTCTTGCGGCTGGACACGGATTGGTACGAATCCACCCGTCATGAACTTGTTCATCTATGGCCGCGCCTGCGTCTCCACGGGGTCGTCATTATTGACGACTACGGTCATTGGGATGGTTGCGCAACGGCAGTGGATGAGTATTTTTCCGAGCTGGGTCCAGCGCACGCTCCGTTGCTGAGTCGTATCGACTACACCGGCCGCTTGGCCGTCAAGCGCAAGCCGTGA
- the gmd gene encoding GDP-mannose 4,6-dehydratase has translation MKRALITGTTGQDGAYLSEFLLEKGYEVHGIKRRSSSFNTDRIDHLYEEPHVKDRRFILHYGDLTDATNLIRVVQEVQPDEVYNLGAQSHVAVSFESPEYTANSDAMGTLRLLEAIRILGLEDKTRFYQASTSELYGKVQQIPQTEDTPFYPRSPYAVAKLYAYWITVNYREAYGLYACNGILFNHESPVRGETFVTRKITRALARIFLGLQDCLYLGNLSSKRDWGHARDYVRMQWMMLQQEAPEDFVIATGEQHTVRDFVSRAARRLEIELEWHGEGRAEHAVVSAAPKQAAVRAGDRIVEVDPRYFRPTEVDTLLGDPGKAKTKLGWEPTTSFEELVNEMVDEDLSLAKRDHLIKSAGFKAFDYHE, from the coding sequence ATGAAGCGCGCGCTGATCACCGGGACCACAGGTCAGGATGGAGCCTACCTGTCCGAGTTTCTGCTCGAGAAAGGCTACGAGGTACACGGCATCAAACGCCGCTCTTCGTCATTCAATACCGATCGTATCGACCATCTTTATGAAGAGCCGCACGTCAAGGATCGGCGCTTCATATTGCACTACGGTGACCTCACCGATGCGACCAATCTGATTCGCGTGGTGCAGGAAGTGCAACCGGATGAGGTCTACAACCTCGGTGCGCAAAGTCACGTGGCGGTCTCGTTCGAGAGCCCGGAATACACGGCCAACTCGGACGCCATGGGCACCCTGCGTCTGCTGGAGGCTATCCGCATCCTCGGCCTGGAAGACAAGACCCGCTTCTATCAGGCCTCCACGTCCGAGTTGTACGGCAAGGTGCAACAGATACCGCAGACCGAGGACACGCCGTTCTATCCGCGTTCGCCTTATGCCGTGGCCAAGCTCTACGCCTACTGGATCACGGTCAACTACCGTGAGGCCTACGGGCTTTATGCCTGCAACGGGATTCTGTTCAATCATGAATCGCCGGTGCGTGGCGAGACCTTCGTCACGCGCAAGATCACACGGGCCCTGGCGCGTATTTTTCTCGGTCTGCAGGACTGTCTGTACCTGGGCAATCTGTCGTCCAAACGGGACTGGGGTCACGCCCGGGACTACGTGCGCATGCAGTGGATGATGCTGCAGCAGGAGGCGCCGGAGGATTTCGTTATCGCCACCGGGGAACAGCACACCGTGCGTGACTTTGTCAGCCGCGCCGCGCGCCGTCTGGAGATCGAACTGGAGTGGCATGGTGAAGGCCGTGCCGAGCATGCAGTTGTCAGTGCGGCCCCCAAACAGGCTGCAGTGCGAGCCGGTGATCGCATCGTGGAGGTGGATCCACGCTACTTCCGTCCGACCGAGGTCGACACCTTGCTGGGCGACCCGGGCAAGGCCAAGACCAAGCTCGGCTGGGAGCCGACCACCAGTTTCGAGGAATTGGTCAACGAAATGGTGGATGAAGACCTCAGCCTGGCCAAGCGTGATCATCTGATCAAATCGGCGGGCTTCAAAGCCTTCGACTACCACGAGTGA
- a CDS encoding UDP-glucuronic acid decarboxylase family protein, with amino-acid sequence MENTRLTAAMEWTLKKILITGGAGFIGSHLCERLLREGNEVICVDNFFTGAKRNVVHLMQSPYFELMRHDVCFPLYVEVDEIYNLACPASPIHYQHDPVQTTKTSVLGAINMLGLAKRVKAKILLASTSEVYGDPAVHPQTEGYWGNVNPIGPRSCYDEGKRCAETLFFDYQRQHGLDIKVARIFNTFGPRMMPDDGRVVSNFIVQALSGKPLTIYGDGSQTRSFCYVDDLVDGLIRLMNSPSTTPNPINLGNPGEFTVRQLAEKVLQQVGGDSELQQKPLPQDDPRQRQPDIGLAREMLGWAPKVPLDQGLEHTIGYFRNLLAGAD; translated from the coding sequence ATGGAGAACACCCGCCTCACGGCGGCCATGGAGTGGACATTGAAGAAGATACTGATTACGGGTGGCGCGGGCTTTATCGGATCCCACCTGTGTGAGCGCCTATTGCGCGAAGGTAACGAAGTGATCTGCGTGGATAACTTCTTTACCGGGGCAAAGCGCAACGTGGTCCACTTGATGCAGAGCCCTTATTTCGAGCTGATGCGCCACGATGTCTGTTTTCCGCTGTATGTGGAAGTCGACGAAATTTACAACTTGGCGTGTCCGGCCTCACCCATTCACTACCAGCACGACCCGGTTCAGACCACCAAGACGAGCGTGCTGGGGGCGATCAACATGCTCGGTTTGGCCAAGCGGGTCAAAGCTAAGATTCTTCTCGCCTCAACCAGTGAAGTCTACGGCGATCCGGCGGTGCATCCGCAAACCGAAGGCTACTGGGGCAACGTCAATCCAATTGGTCCCCGGTCTTGCTACGACGAAGGCAAGCGGTGCGCCGAAACCTTGTTCTTCGATTATCAGCGCCAGCATGGGTTGGATATCAAGGTGGCACGTATTTTCAATACCTTCGGTCCGCGCATGATGCCTGACGACGGGCGCGTGGTGTCCAATTTCATTGTGCAGGCGCTTAGCGGCAAGCCGTTGACGATATACGGCGATGGTTCGCAAACACGCTCGTTTTGTTATGTCGATGATCTGGTTGATGGTTTGATTCGCTTGATGAACTCTCCGTCGACAACGCCAAACCCGATCAACTTGGGCAACCCGGGCGAATTCACCGTGCGGCAGCTGGCTGAGAAGGTCTTGCAGCAAGTCGGAGGCGACTCTGAGCTGCAGCAGAAACCTTTGCCGCAGGATGATCCGCGCCAACGTCAGCCCGATATCGGGCTGGCGCGCGAGATGTTGGGTTGGGCTCCTAAAGTGCCGCTGGATCAAGGCTTGGAGCACACCATCGGTTATTTCAGGAACTTGCTTGCCGGGGCTGACTAG
- a CDS encoding lipopolysaccharide biosynthesis protein — MADGGRSLSEQADHRASVAGEINAARAISGGTKLLAARLAAQFIRLAFTVVLARILAPQDYGLVASVQVITGLAVLLQDMGLSAATLQRKHISEAQIHALYWLNLLLGGCVAGLGLLSAPYIAAWLRSPDSVGVIQVLLVAVLIPSASAQHRALMQRELRFGAIALSSVCGTLIGGACAVMAAVAGAGPWALVLMMVVADAVTLIISWAAARYHPGIPKNFAGVASLLHFGGGFLMFRVLGHFAQNLHLLLLSRNMGFAAAGQFTRAHMLTNMASGYVNEPAGKVALPMLSRLISEPRRFVRFYDKATGVMMLAAAPLGVMGVLYGSQVIHVLLGEQWEAAEQIFQVLCFGLIAQPLMYSTGWLYMARGDMRGMLIWGCIGWGAMLIAALVALRFGPLGVAWAWSGTQWVLLVPCLVAAYRHLPLRTSVALLRASRPVAAALVAAVLVKATFSSLTGLPMWAELIGATALFGPAYLLLAWFVFGQRQLMQTLAETVFKRIQSMQGRR, encoded by the coding sequence GTGGCAGACGGGGGGCGGTCACTGAGCGAGCAAGCCGATCATCGGGCTTCCGTCGCGGGCGAAATCAACGCCGCACGCGCAATCAGCGGGGGCACCAAACTCCTCGCTGCACGTTTGGCTGCCCAGTTCATTCGATTGGCTTTTACGGTTGTGCTCGCGCGTATTCTTGCCCCGCAAGATTACGGTTTGGTAGCGTCTGTTCAGGTGATTACCGGCCTAGCGGTGCTACTTCAGGATATGGGGCTGAGCGCTGCGACCCTGCAGCGTAAGCATATCTCTGAGGCGCAAATTCATGCGCTGTACTGGCTCAACCTGCTGTTGGGCGGTTGCGTTGCCGGGCTGGGGCTATTGTCTGCACCTTACATTGCCGCATGGTTGCGCTCGCCAGATTCGGTTGGCGTAATCCAGGTGCTGCTGGTCGCGGTGTTGATTCCCAGCGCATCGGCGCAGCATCGTGCGTTGATGCAGCGTGAGTTGCGCTTTGGTGCGATTGCCTTGTCCAGTGTATGTGGCACGTTGATTGGCGGGGCATGTGCGGTCATGGCTGCCGTCGCAGGGGCCGGGCCGTGGGCTCTGGTGCTGATGATGGTTGTTGCTGACGCTGTGACTTTGATTATCAGCTGGGCGGCCGCACGCTACCATCCCGGGATTCCCAAAAATTTCGCCGGCGTTGCTTCGCTGCTGCATTTCGGCGGTGGCTTTTTGATGTTTCGTGTGCTTGGGCATTTTGCTCAAAACCTTCATTTGTTATTGCTTAGCCGCAATATGGGGTTTGCCGCGGCGGGCCAGTTCACGCGTGCGCACATGCTGACTAATATGGCCAGCGGCTATGTAAACGAGCCTGCTGGCAAGGTCGCGTTGCCTATGCTGAGCCGACTGATTTCAGAGCCGCGGCGGTTTGTGCGTTTTTACGACAAAGCGACCGGTGTGATGATGCTGGCTGCAGCACCCTTGGGGGTCATGGGCGTGCTTTATGGCAGCCAAGTCATACACGTCCTGCTAGGTGAGCAGTGGGAAGCGGCTGAACAGATCTTTCAGGTGCTGTGTTTTGGTCTTATCGCGCAACCGTTGATGTACTCCACCGGATGGTTGTACATGGCGCGTGGCGATATGCGCGGGATGTTGATCTGGGGCTGTATCGGTTGGGGCGCAATGTTAATCGCGGCTTTGGTTGCATTGCGTTTTGGTCCGCTGGGGGTGGCTTGGGCGTGGAGCGGAACCCAGTGGGTGTTGCTCGTGCCCTGTCTTGTTGCGGCGTACCGTCACTTGCCTTTGCGGACTTCGGTCGCGTTGCTTCGCGCCAGTCGACCGGTTGCAGCGGCCTTGGTTGCGGCGGTGCTGGTCAAAGCGACATTCTCCAGTTTAACGGGCTTGCCGATGTGGGCAGAACTGATTGGTGCAACGGCCCTGTTCGGTCCCGCATATCTGTTGTTGGCCTGGTTTGTGTTCGGACAAAGGCAGCTGATGCAGACCTTGGCCGAGACAGTTTTTAAGCGCATCCAGTCGATGCAGGGGCGACGGTGA